A single window of Salvia splendens isolate huo1 chromosome 6, SspV2, whole genome shotgun sequence DNA harbors:
- the LOC121809119 gene encoding uncharacterized protein LOC121809119: MSLGELRGNEGKIPATVQPTGRENINEVSLRSGKVYQSPLPLVSTPVFTSGQSRKEGAESSSLDQAAGGRDKGKAKVCGETSGEGQGEETEKAKPYPYRGMITRMRDATIDVASLFKDVEVKVPLLTALKMPPISKFVKDYLAGKVTEEGRMVIEENVSVVIQRSDIPSNKTDPGMFTPNLNWRHSSGAPNLGEAKLVDTDIMIQLADRSCIHPEGILEDVIVKVNNFLYPADFFVIKMTEPTANESSGVLLGRPFLSTASTIIDVYNGTISLDFNGEHFTFNIDEAMKRPRDSENVHSVDITEPLVQEYLEEEFLQRLFTDSATDE; encoded by the exons ATGTCACTAGGGGAACTGagagggaatgaaggaaagatcCCTGCTACGGTGCAGCCTACTGGGCGAGAGAACATCAACGAGGTCTCTCTGAGGTCAGGAAAGGTATATCAAAGCCCCCTTCCACTTGTAAGTACCCCAGTATTTACATCTGGACAGAGCCGCAAAGAAGGAGCAGAGTCCAGTTCCCTTGATCAAGCCGCCGGAGGAAGAGATAAGGGAAAAGCGAAAGTATGCGGCGAGACCTCAGGAGAAGGTCAAGGCGAAGAAACTGAGAAGGCCAAGCCCTACCCCTACCGCGGCATGATTACAAGGATGAGAGATGCCACGATTGATGTGGCCAGTTTATTCAAGGACGTGGAAGTCAAAGTGCCACTCCTGACGGCATTGAAGATGCCCCCAATCAGTAAATTTGTTAAAGACTACCTGGCAGGAAAGGTCACTGAAGAAGGAAGGATGGTTATAGAGGAGAATGTCTCTGTTGTGATCCAGCGGAGTGACATCCCATCGAACAAGACCGACCCAGGGATGTTCACTCCCAATCTCAATTGGAGACATTCAAGTGGTGCACCCAAT ctgGGAGAGGCTAAGCTTGTCGACACTGACATCATGATACAGCTAGCCGACAGGTCTTGCATTCACCCCGAGGGAATTCTTGAAGATGTTATAGTAAAGGTGAACAATTTCCTATACCcagccgacttcttcgtcatcaaAATGACAGAGCCAACAGCGAATGAGTCCAGTGGAGTCCTATTGGGAAGACCGTTCCTGTCTACAGCCAGCACAATAATCGACGTCTACAATGGGACGATTAGTCTGGACTTCAATGGAGAACATTTCACTTTCAACATTGACGAAGCGATGAAAAGGCCGAGGGACAGTGAGAACGTGCACTCGGTGGACATAACCGAGCCTCTGGTGCAAGAGTATCTAGAAGAAGAGTTCCTACAGAGACTATTCACAGACTCCGCAACAGACGAATAG
- the LOC121807041 gene encoding terpene synthase 10-like, whose amino-acid sequence MSYLLMHTPLNIPHKPPHPSYTTFHGGAPTKLPCIVSSTRRSSSTRCNAMPSTQTTTSTTRRSANYKPPFWDFNYIQSLTTQYTEERHSKRAAELIARVKMLLLLQEMEGDQRLELIDDLQRLAISHHFNREINLILTCIYHENNFDTKESDLYSTALEFRLLREHGFQVSQDVFDCFKNEKGDFKACLCDDRRGVLQLYEASFLLTHGEETLELANEFATKYLQRIVDEGDDDDHNLLESVRYALDLPIHWRIRRPNARWYIEAYGRRSEMNPTILELAKLDFNITQSMHQQELKLISRWWKQTRLSEMLPFARDRIVECYLWTLFDGLSQPKYGYSRIMATKANSLITLIDDIFDVYATLDELHLFNDAIQRWDLEAVNQLPNYMQICFLTLNDFINEMACDVLKEQDILINKYLRKSWQDLCKSFMQEAQWHMAKYTPTLDEYINNGWISSSAPVILSNTFFLTTNPIQKIDVESLYQYPDLVKCPSMILRLANDLATSPNEMERGDVAESIQCYMKESGASIEEVRDHARFLIWKSWKRMNEEGVGDSQFSKEFIASAVDLGRLAQYMYQLGDGHGIQNPRIKDRISSLLFEPIV is encoded by the exons ATGTCTTATTTATTAATGCATACACCTCTTAACATTCCTCACAAGCCACCCCACCCTTCTTACACCACCTTCCATGGCGGAGCTCCGACGAAACTGCCGTGTATCGTGTCGTCTACCCGAAGGAGCTCCTCCACCCGATGCAATGCTATGCCTTCCACTCAGAcgacgacctccactacacgacgATCTGCAAACTACAAACCTCCCTTTTGGGATTTCAACTATATTCAATCGCTCACCACCCAATATACG GAGGAGAGACATTCGAAGCGGGCTGCAGAGCTGATTGCGCGAGTGAAGATGTTGTTGCTGCTCCAAGAAATGGAAGGTGATCAACGACTCGAGTTGATTGATGATCTGCAGAGGCTCGCTATATCTCATCACTTCAACCGAGAAATCAACCTAATCTTGACTTGTATTTACCACGAGAATAATTTTGATACAAAGGAAAGCGATTTGTACTCAACAGCACTTGAATTCAGACTACTAAGAGAGCATGGTTTTCAAGTTTCTCAAG ATGTGTTTGATTGTTTCAAGAATGAGAAAGGCGATTTCAAAGCATGCCTTTGTGATGATAGGAGAGGAGTGTTGCAATTGTATGAAGCTTCTTTCCTACTTACACATGGGGAAGAAACCTTGGAGTTGGCCAATGAATTTGCCACCAAATATCTGCAAAGAATTGTTGATGAAGGTGACGACGATGATCATAATCTTTTAGAAAGTGTTCGCTACGCTTTGGACCTCCCAATCCATTGGAGGATTCGAAGGCCGAATGCAAGATGGTACATTGAAGCCTATGGGAGAAGATCCGAAATGAATCCAACAATTCTTGAGCTTGCAAAGTTGGATTTCAACATTACTCAATCAATGCATCAACAAGAACTCAAACTCATCTCCAg ATGGTGGAAGCAAACAAGACTAAGTGAAATGCTACCATTTGCAAGAGATAGGATAGTGGAGTGCTACTTGTGGACATTATTTGATGGACTCTCCCAACCTAAATATGGTTATTCAAGGATTATGGCCACCAAAGCCAACAGCTTAATTACACTAATCGATGATATATTTGATGTCTATGCTACCTTGGATGAACTACACCTCTTCAATGATGCAATTCAAAG atGGGATCTAGAAGCTGTGAATCAACTCCCCAACTATATGCAAATTTGCTTTCTCACACTCAACGACTTCATAAATGAGATGGCATGTGATGTTCTAAAAGAACAAGACATTctcattaataaatatttgagaaAATCA TGGCAAGATTTATGCAAATCATTTATGCAAGAGGCTCAGTGGCATATGGCAAAGTACACACCAACACTAGATGAATATATCAACAATGGATGGATTTCAAGCTCAGCTCCTGTGATTTTGTCAAACACATTCTTTCTCACCACAAATCCAATACAAAAAATCGATGTTGAGAGCTTGTACCAATATCCAGACCTAGTCAAATGTCCATCAATGATTTTAAGACTTGCGAATGACCTTGCAACATCACCG AATGAGATGGAACGAGGAGATGTGGCGGAATCAATTCAATGCTACATGAAGGAATCGGGAGCCTCGATTGAAGAGGTGCGCGACCATGCTAGATTTTTAATATGGAAGAGTTGGAAAAGGATGAACGAGGAAGGAGTTGGAGATTCTCAATTTTCGAAAGAATTTATAGCAAGCGCTGTTGATCTTGGTAGACTGGCACAATATATGTACCAACTTGGAGATGGGCATGGAATTCAGAACCCTCGTATTAAGGACCGGATTTCGAGTTTGTTGTTTGAGCCCATCGTTTAG
- the LOC121809120 gene encoding flavonol synthase/flavanone 3-hydroxylase-like — MASAWVHESLKALEAVPSKFNNANDYTALACDSLPSVDFSALISDDPHQRSKAIQDLAAACRDWGFFHRKSKLLVNHGIAKRLMKDAIAAVREFFDLPDCEKKQYESKLVLDSIQCGNLTLANTSNQSVTFWREYLRLRVHPDFHCPHHLRFKSLKHRAAVNKERERISLVVLNAPAWDAIVGPAAPLVEKDGSPLYHSMEYKQYLESSIAQSRLGGKSLFEQQLIIQDI, encoded by the exons atggctTCCGCTTGGGTTCATGAAAGCCTAAAAGCTCTAGAAGCCGTGCCTTCCAAATTCAATAATGCTAATGACTACACAGCTTTAGCATGTGATTCACTTCCTAGTGTCGATTTCTCTGCCCTTATCTCCGACGATCCTCACCAACGCTCCAAAGCCATCCAAGATCTCGCCGCAGCATGTCGAGATTGGGGCTTTTTCCATCGTAAGAGCAAACTA CTTGTGAATCATGGGATAGCAAAGAGGTTGATGAAGGATGCGATTGCAGCTGTGAGAGAGTTCTTCGATTTGCCAGATTGTGAGAAGAAGCAGTATGAATCGAAGTTAGTGTTAGATTCGATTCAATGTGGCAATTTGACACTTGCAAATACATCAAACCAAAGCGTCACATTTTGGAGAGAGTATCTTAGGCTGCGTGTCCATCCCGACTTCCACTGCCCTCACCACCTCAG GTTTAAGTCTCTAAAGCATAGAGCTGCGGTGAataaggagagagagagaatttcaCTGGTGGTATTAAATGCTCCGGCATGGGACGCCATTGTTGGGCCGGCTGCGCCACTGGTCGAAAAGGATGGCTCTCCATTATACCATTCGATGGAGTATAAACAATACTTGGAGTCAAGCATCGCTCAAAGCCGTCTCGGTGGTAAATCCTTGTTCGAGCAACAACTCATAATCCAAGACATCTAG